In Nocardioides nitrophenolicus, the genomic window CGAGCATCCCCAGCCACAGCGGCCAGCCGGCGTGGGCCGAGCCGATCGCGACGGCGTACCCGCCGGTGGCGGCGTAGGCGCTGTAGGACAGGGAGAGCGACCCGGCCAGCACGAACGGGACGTACATCCCGAGCGCGATCAGGGCGTAGGTGAGCATCGTGACCAGCAGGCTGCTGCGGTACAGGTCCTCGCCGGCCCACAGCACCAGGAGCGCGAGGCCGAGGATGCCGGCGGCACTCTGGATCCGGGCGCTCATACCCGCACCCGCGGAGCGAAGACGCCTTCGGGGCGGAAGGCGAAGAAGAGCAGGGCCACCACGACCAGGCCGTAGGCGAGCACGTCACCTCCGAAGTAGAAGGGGATGAAGACATTGGCCAGCGCCAGCAGGGCACCGCCGAGCAGGGGCGCCCACACGGTGCCGGTGCCGCCGATGACCAGCGCCAGGAAGCCGGTGATCGTCCAGTGCAGCGCGTTGTCGGGGCTGACCCCGCTGCGGCCGGCGAAGGTGATGCCGGCCAGGGCGGCGATCAGGCCGGCCGCGGCGAAGGACAGCAGTCGGGCGGTGTTGATCGGCAGGCCGAGCACCCGCGCCGCCTCGGTGTCGTTGCCGATCGCCCGGGTGAGCCGGCCGAGCCGGGTGTGCTGGAGGGCGAGATACGCCGCGGTGAACAGGACCGCGGTGATCGCGACCAGCGGGACGACGGTCGAGCCGATCCGTGCCGAGCCCAGTGAGAACGGG contains:
- a CDS encoding branched-chain amino acid ABC transporter permease; the encoded protein is MTNPQLWIAVVENGCFFALLGLAFYFNLTGAGFFNFAIGAIAMASAFVGSWLVTEHGLSRPLAGLVGVLGAILIGAVMELAVVRPVQARGEGELSALVAVGASLFAIIQLCGLFLGHEARPGQPVWTTPPFSLGSARIGSTVVPLVAITAVLFTAAYLALQHTRLGRLTRAIGNDTEAARVLGLPINTARLLSFAAAGLIAALAGITFAGRSGVSPDNALHWTITGFLALVIGGTGTVWAPLLGGALLALANVFIPFYFGGDVLAYGLVVVALLFFAFRPEGVFAPRVRV